Proteins co-encoded in one Ziziphus jujuba cultivar Dongzao chromosome 9, ASM3175591v1 genomic window:
- the LOC107427606 gene encoding transcription factor bHLH143, whose protein sequence is MVKANESWLHLQHSSWQLPQLNCMSTLLEQRQQQCLPSHTDHGTCTFPAHVELPESTDPGLQRFNNEQKNEAHDLLRYLPPHLRTSLSTPNPDFNGKQSAFSCGLEKSAVPNTNSVSCQRGLLIFDQSENHTRLIYNSVFPPIQNPCFASAKLNHNYDDLYKVGHAVRVDQNGPTKYVSHEEFGKNHMADEESEMHEDTEEINALLYSDDDGDGDDDYSEDDDEVRSTGNSPLEIKEVNGYQEEVEVLTKEVTSYDGPNKRQKLLNGGYNKSSPTDTDRSVKLDRCNEYDNDVESGRADSHNPGDGTGFILGKMQSKKEKIREILKVLESIIPGAKGKDALIVIDEAIDYLKSMKLKAENLGMSFH, encoded by the coding sequence CAACTGCCTCAATTGAATTGTATGAGCACATTGCTTGAACAGAGGCAACAGCAATGTTTGCCATCACATACAGACCATGGCACTTGCACGTTTCCTGCACATGTAGAATTGCCAGAGTCTACAGATCCTGGTCTACAGAGGTTTAACAATGAACAGAAAAATGAAGCTCATGATTTGCTTCGATATTTGCCTCCTCACTTGCGGACATCACTTTCCACTCCAAACCCTGATTTTAATGGAAAGCAATCTGCATTTTCTTGTGGGCTTGAAAAATCTGCTGTGCCGAATACAAATTCAGTGTCATGTCAGAGGGGACTCCTTATTTTTGATCAGTCTGAGAATCATACGAGGCTAATCTATAATTCTGTTTTCCCTCCAATCCAGAATCCTTGTTTTGCCAGTGCAAAACTCAATCACAATTATGATGATTTGTACAAGGTGGGGCATGCAGTCAGAGTCGATCAAAATGGTCCAACAAAGTATGTTTCACATGAAGAATTTGGTAAGAATCACATGGCTGATGAAGAGAGTGAGATGCATGAAGACACTGAAGAAATCAATGCCTTACTCTACTCCGATGATGATGGCGACGGTGATGATGATTATAGCGAGGATGACGACGAAGTAAGAAGCACCGGTAATTCTCCATTGGAAATTAAAGAGGTTAATGGATATCAAGAAGAGGTTGAGGTATTAACAAAAGAAGTTACAAGTTATGATGGTCCAAACAAAAGGCAGAAATTGCTTAATGGTGGGTACAACAAATCATCTCCAACTGACACTGATAGGTCAGTAAAATTGGATAGATGTAATGAGTATGACAATGATGTAGAATCCGGTCGTGCTGATAGCCATAACCCAGGAGATGGAACCGGTTTTATTTTAGGCAAGATGCAGTCCAAAAAGGAGAAGATTCGTGAGATATTGAAAGTTCTGGAGAGCATAATTCCTGGTGCAAAGGGCAAAGACGCATTGATAGTCATCGATGAAGCGATAGATTATTTGAAGTCTATGAAGCTAAAAGCCGAAAACTTGGGAATGAGTTTCCATTAA